CGGTGCGCGGGATGGCGCTGGTGAGGTCCGTATTGGGGAAGCTACGGTCCGCCACGGCGCTGCGGATGCGAGACCAGAAGGCCCCAGAAGCCACGTCCCGAGGGAGCGTCGCCAGCTCGTCGGGACCATAGAGACGGCCCATTCCACCGATGAAGCCAGTCATGTCCCCACGGGTGGCCTGCTGTTCGCGCAGGCCACCGCGACCAAAGCTCACGCTGCCGTCAGTCGCTCTGGCCAGAAACCAGCGCTTGTCCGAGATGGCATCGTAGTTCGGCGACAGTTCCTCGTCGCGGTAGGCTGCCTGCTGCCCCAGCAAATCCCCATAGGTCCCTTCTTGAGCTCCGAATCCGAAAAAGGTGCCGTTGAGGGCGGCCAGCAGGCCCGGCGCCTTACGCACCTGGTTGGGGGAGATCGCCCGCACGCCGTCGATGAATCCCGCCTCCACTTGCATGCGCTTCGGATCCACCGTCAGCACCGTGACCCGCCCGCCATCGGCCGTCCGGCGGGTGCGGTCCAGACTCAGGCCCTGGGCCAGTTCCGCCCGAGCCACCTGCGGGGCGAACCAGATGTCGAGGGGGCGCCGTTGCTCGCGCCACCAGGCCCGCATCGCCTTCATGGGCGCGAAAGATGGTGGCGAACCAGGGGTGGACCGTGTCGTCTCAGGCAGCTCGTCGCGCCTGACGGTAGAAGACCCTGGACGGGCTGGCAAGGGACGGGGGCGAAGGGAGGTTGAAGGCGTGAGGCTCATGCTTCCCTTATCCTGCGAGCGCCCGTTCGCCTGACCTGCCATCTGGTCAAAAAGGTTTAGAAAAGGTTAATGGATGATTAAGTAGGCTTGCTGGGGGGGGACCGCGATCCCTATCCTGATGGGGTTTGTCGTCGCTCCTCCGGTTATGAGAGGTCCACCCCCATGCGCTCATCCTGGCGATCGCACGCCTCCTCCGTCCTGTGCCTGGCCGCTCTGACGGCCTGTGCAGCACCCGCTGGAGCGGGCTCCGGCTTGAACGACGGGTTCGCCCGGGATGGCGGCCTGCGTGTGCTCGCCCGCACAGGTTCCGAACGCTGGCTGGTGGGGTTCGATGCCTGGCCCTCAACGCCCGCGCTCCAGAGGATGGCTTCCGAAGCCTCGGTGCGCCTGGTCCGCCAGATCCCCGCAGTTCGGATGGTGCTCGTGGAGGTGAGCCGAGCGGATCGTGGGGCCTCGCAGCGACTGGCGCAGTGGCCCGGTGTGGCCTTCGTCGAGGCGGATCGCATGGCGCCCCAGGAACCCGAACAGACTCGTGTGGCCGAACCTCCTCCCGCCTCCGCGGCTCAGGATTGGGACCCATACCGCCGGGCGCAGTGGTACCTCTCCACCATGCGCCTGCCGCTGGTCTGGTCCAGCGGTGCGGTGACCCGGACCGTCAAGGTGGCGGTGGTCGACAGTGGGGTGGAAGCTTCGCATCCGGACCTGCAAGGCGTCCTGCTCCCTGGTTACAATGCGGTGTCCCCGGGGGCATCCACCGACGACACGAATGGCCACGGCACCATGTGTGCGGGACTGATCGCGGCGCCCGGTGGCAACAGCTATGGCATCCATGGGGCTGCGCCCAATGCCAGGATTGTTCCGGTCAAGGTCGGGGATACGGTCTCATCCCTGGTGGAGGGCCTCGTGTGGGCGGCCGATCATGCCGATCTGGTTTCGATGAGTTTGAGTGTCAAACCGGGGATGGATGAATACCCGGTGGCCCTGGAAAGCACCCGCCGGGCGGCGGCCCACGTCATCTCCAAGGGGGTTCCCCTGGTCTGTTCGATGGGCAACACGGGGGATGAGTCCCGCAACGTGCCCGCGGCCTTTGCGGGGCAGGAGGTGCCGGCCCTGATCGCCGTTGCTGCCACGAACAAGGCCGACCAGCACGCCTCATTCTCGACCTTTGGACCTTGGTGCTCGCTCGCGGCACCGGGGGACACGATCATCACGACGGCCTTGGGCGGCAAGTACCTGTACGCCCGCGGGACCTCGTTTGCCACCCCGCTGGTGGCCGCCACCGTCGCACTCATGCTGGGGGCAGGCCATACCCGCGATCCTCTGGCGGTGAAGCGCACGCTTCAGCGGACGGCGGCGGATGTGATGGCGCCTGGCCCCGACTCCTTGACGGGCGCCGGCCGGGTGGATGCCGCCAAGGCTGTGCTCGGGACGCGTTGAGATCTCGCTACGGGGACGGCCAGCGTGGCGGGCAGTCGTTGAGCATCTGCGCCTGGAATCGGCGTAATAACTCAGGCTGCTGAGCCGAGACGTCCAGCCCTGGTTGGCCGAGGGTGTCATACAAGCGCGGGGGACCCGCGGGCAGGACCGGGGAGACGAATTCGTAGCGGCCATCGAAACCGCCGATGGCGGCTGCCTGGGGCGCCGACTGATTGGGGTCTGGCATGCACCAGCTGAACACCATCCGCCGCGGCGGATGTGCGCCTTTCATCAGGGAGCGTCCTTTCAGGTAAGTCGGCACCTCGCCGTAGACCGCGTCGAGCAGGGTCGGGACGAGATCGATGCCGCTGACAGGGGCGCGGACTCGGCTGCCCGAACGCTGGCCAGGGAAATGAATCACCAAGGGCACGTGGACCACATCGCGAACGGGTTCCCCGAAACCGTGATAAAGGCGCGGAGCGCCTTCGTGGGCTTCCCCGTGATCGGCCGTCACGACCAACATGGTGTCGTCCCAGGCGCCTGCGTCTTTCAGTTGCTGAACCAGACGTCCCAACTCTGCGTCGGCGAAGCGGACATAGCCCTCGTAGGCGGCCTCCAGTTCCGCAGGGCCCCCGCCGGGTACCACCTCGTGAGCGGAGATGGATTGCCGCTCCGCAGCATTCAACCGCTTACCGAGTAAGGCTGGTGGCACCTTCATGTAAGGGACGTGCGGCGTGGGCAGATGCAGCC
This genomic window from Candidatus Sericytochromatia bacterium contains:
- a CDS encoding phosphodiester glycosidase family protein — translated: MRAWWREQRRPLDIWFAPQVARAELAQGLSLDRTRRTADGGRVTVLTVDPKRMQVEAGFIDGVRAISPNQVRKAPGLLAALNGTFFGFGAQEGTYGDLLGQQAAYRDEELSPNYDAISDKRWFLARATDGSVSFGRGGLREQQATRGDMTGFIGGMGRLYGPDELATLPRDVASGAFWSRIRSAVADRSFPNTDLTSAIPRTVVGRRADGQLLLVSIGEGKERGLGANFAEAAMLMRSLGAVEAYTLDGGGSTHLIAPGVLETQTDGRVVKSYLYVKPVIQG
- a CDS encoding S8 family serine peptidase produces the protein MRSSWRSHASSVLCLAALTACAAPAGAGSGLNDGFARDGGLRVLARTGSERWLVGFDAWPSTPALQRMASEASVRLVRQIPAVRMVLVEVSRADRGASQRLAQWPGVAFVEADRMAPQEPEQTRVAEPPPASAAQDWDPYRRAQWYLSTMRLPLVWSSGAVTRTVKVAVVDSGVEASHPDLQGVLLPGYNAVSPGASTDDTNGHGTMCAGLIAAPGGNSYGIHGAAPNARIVPVKVGDTVSSLVEGLVWAADHADLVSMSLSVKPGMDEYPVALESTRRAAAHVISKGVPLVCSMGNTGDESRNVPAAFAGQEVPALIAVAATNKADQHASFSTFGPWCSLAAPGDTIITTALGGKYLYARGTSFATPLVAATVALMLGAGHTRDPLAVKRTLQRTAADVMAPGPDSLTGAGRVDAAKAVLGTR
- a CDS encoding sulfatase-like hydrolase/transferase: AHAWHDSPPVVAFPELPAARADAPARIVLVTFDAWRYRSTAFASPERVAQTPHLAALGDESTVFDACRSPGDQTLVSLASLLTGVYPPQIFSTPHNRWYSVREGSLPHLGSLLKGAGYGSTYHTAWVNPTYFGRGSDFDDGRTDPWRPQVQFNTEAFLPWRALLAWAPHVISQRVNPWTLSSDAIYVTQLYVDSLTAPPRTASPRRFQWLHLPTPHVPYMKVPPALLGKRLNAAERQSISAHEVVPGGGPAELEAAYEGYVRFADAELGRLVQQLKDAGAWDDTMLVVTADHGEAHEGAPRLYHGFGEPVRDVVHVPLVIHFPGQRSGSRVRAPVSGIDLVPTLLDAVYGEVPTYLKGRSLMKGAHPPRRMVFSWCMPDPNQSAPQAAAIGGFDGRYEFVSPVLPAGPPRLYDTLGQPGLDVSAQQPELLRRFQAQMLNDCPPRWPSP